The genomic window TCACCTGGAGAAATGACGCCCCGATCTGGATGTTGCCAACGCACTAGGGCTTCAAAACCAGTAATTTGCTCAGTTGCTAAAGATACGATAGGCTGATAGTAAACTTCAAATTCCTGACGCTCAATCGCTCGTCGCAAATCGGTTTCTAATTGCAACAAAGCCACCGCACGCGCGTGCATATTTTTATCAAAAACTTCATGACGTGCTTTCCCCAGTGCTTTCGCCCGATACATCGCAATATCAGCATCGCGCAGGATATCTTCAGGCTGGTTATAACCTGTTGAACTCAAGGCAATGCCAATGCTGACTGTGGTAAAGACTTCATCTGTATCTAACTTCAGCGGCAGGGTTAATTCCTTATGGATGCGCTCAGCAACATGGATAGCCTCACCAACCCCTTTAATATCTTCCAGCAAAATAGCAAATTCATCCCCCCCCAAACGTGCAACCGTATCGCCACTTCGCAGACTTGCCTCTAATCTTTTAGCGCTCTCTATGAGCATCTTGTCGCCGGCAAGATGTCCTAAACTGTCGTTAACATTTTTAAAGCGATCCAGATCCAAGAAAAGAACGGCAAATAAATAATTTTCAGATCGTTTGGCACGCTCAAAGGCGCGCTCTAGGCGTTCCATAAACAAGGCGCGGTTAGGCAAATTCGTAAGCGCATCGTAAAATGCGTTGTGCAGCAGTTGTTCTTCAACTTGCTTGCGCTCAGTAATATCTGTTTGAATCCCGACGAAATGAGTTAAAGTGCCGCCAGCGTCATAAATCGGTGAAATATGCAACTCATTCCAGAACCGGCAGCCATCCTTGCGGTAGTTGCGTAAGACGACGCTAGTGCTTTTTCCTTCTTTTAAAGCAGCACGCATTTCCTCTAAAGCCGGCTGATTGTTGTCATTTCCTTGCAAAAACCGGCAGTTGCGTCCAATCACTTCTGCGCCACTGTAACCCGTGATCCGCTCGAAGGCAGGATTAACATAGATAACGGGTAAATCAGGCAATCTAGCATCAACGATGACAATGCCATTACTGCTAGCGGCGATGGCACGATCACGCAGTCGTGAAATTTCCTCGGCTTGTTGACGCTCTGTGACATCGCGAATCACGAGTACCCAGTTACTCGCTTGAGAACCGGCTTTCACGCTCAGGGGTTGCGCCACGATTTCAAACACTGAGCGCGTTACACCCTCTAGCACCACTTCATGACAGCTAATTTCTTTGGGATTTGGCTGTAGCAGTACCTCCAGCGATTGTGTTCCTAAGTGAGTCAGTGCGTCCCCAACGCTCTGGGTTGTCAGCAGCGCCAGGTATTTGCGAGCAGTTGGGTTAGCCAAAACGATACGTCTGCCGGCATCCAACAGCAACACGCCTTCAGGTAAATTTTCTACTAAACTTTCTAAATGTTGTTGCTCAACCGCCAAGAGTGTTCGCAAGCGCTGAATCGAGAGGGAAGCTTGAGTGGCAACCGTGTACAGCAATCTGACTTGATCTTCGGTGAATGCGCCTTCGGCTTGTGCGCCAACAAAGAGCAACCCCACGACTTCGTTATTATCGGCATCGATGATCGGGACTTGGAAAGACGAACCCAAAGCACTCAGGGGTTTTCGTGTGGCATCAAATGTGTCTGAGTGCAGCGTGATGATGGCGCATGATTGTTCTTCTCCTTGGGTTTTGTTCCCCCTCATGCGGGTAAAGGTTTTGAACAAACGCTTTTGAATCTGCTCATGAATCGCCGGCTCGATCTGGCAAGTTGGTTGCATGAAAAAATGGCACGAGTCGTCGGCGCTCAAGATGCTCGCTGAAATGTCATGTGGCACCGCGCGGTAAAGGTGCGCTAGCATTCGACGAACCAATTCTTCGTAGTTAAGGGTGTAAGCCAGTTGCCGGGAAAGCTCGTAGAGCACCTCGAACTTCCGTGCTCGCTTTTCGGCTATTTCTATCTGTAGAGCTTGCTCTTCTATTTCTGTGAGCAACTGCTGCCGGGTGATGGCGCAATCGATGGAATGAATCAGCTCAGCTCCATTGAAGGGGTACGGGAGAATACAAGCTTGAGTATCAATTTCACTTGAGTTGAGGAAGTTTTGTCCCTCATTTTTTTCTGTAAGCATAATAATCGGTATTTTTAAAGTGTGAGCGTGAGTTGTGAGCCGGTAGCTCAATTCCCACATAGTTGGCAAACAGAGATCCAGCAAAATTACGTCAATGCCGCCTTTCGCTAAACGCTGTATCCCTATTTCTACCTGATGAATGTCCAGCAGCTCGACGTAAACCGCAGCAAAATTGGCTAAAGTATTTTTTATGAAACTGGCATTTTCCAAGTTATCTATAATGACTAAGACGTTGAGAGGCGGATCTTTCATCTCATAGCCCCCGCTAGCATTTTGTGATTTTAATTAAATTTTAATATTTAATTAAATGTTTGTTATAGGTGGATTCTGCTTGACGAGCTGAACCGTGTCAACGTCTCTAAATATTTTTAGTATTGCTCGACACAGTAAAATAAAACAAGCGTGTATACCCTGAGCTAAAGAGTGGGAGAGCGCTAGAGTCTGTGGCGTCGGCTCCGTGAGAGGGCAAAGGGTTATCTCGTTCGTGTCGCCCCCTCTTGAGTTTTCTATTTGTCACCATAAAAGTTTTCCTGCACCACCACTCCCTTGCCGGCGCGGATATTGTAAGGAAAGGGACGGGTATCGGCGATCGTGCCTCTCGCTTTACGCACTTGCAGCGCCCGAAAGCCCTGTCCTGCCTGACCCATTTCGCCCCAGTTCGGGATATAAACATCCAAGACGGTATCGTAACTGTTGAGCAGGCTATAGAGGACGTTCTCATCCAGAGTTTTGATGAGGATTGTATCGAGCAACGCTACATCCAGCCGGCGCAACAGGCGGTTTTTACGTTCGATAAAGCTAATGAAATCGTTAATTTTGTACTGAATGGCTAGGGGGGTAAGAGAGTCGATGATCAACCGGCACGGTTTAGGGATCAAACGCAGATGCTGCTCGATATCGTAAAGAAAGCGATCCATATCTGTAAGATCAATAAAGTCTTCACCGGCAGTTGCATGGGTGTCTAAAATCCGCAAATGTCCTGACTCTAGGTAGGAATCGATATTGCTGCCGAAAACTTCCATTTGTGGGCGCAGCAGATAAGCCGGTGCATCGGTGGTGAGATAAAGCACGCTTTCCCCCAATTTCAGCCCTTCCATCGCAAATTGCTGGGTGAGAGTGGTTTTGCCCACGCCCTGATCCCCACGCACCAACCAAGCAGAACCGTACAGGATGCCTGCCGGCACAATTGCTTTTAAGGGAGAAAATGTCAGTGCCTGGGGTGCTTTTGTCTCGCTTGCCGTCGCCTCCATTGTTGAGAGGAAAAAAACTTCTAAACCTTGTTTTCTAATTTCCATGCGGTGACGACCGGCAACGTGATCGCTGGCACGCATCTTGTAAACTTCGAGATAGCGTTTGCGCTGCAAACCAATGATTTCTGTTGAGAGGATAATTGTGCCATCGAGAACCGTTTCTTCTACACCAAAACGCGATAGCCGGTGAGCGTCGCCGGCAGGAATATTAGAAATTAGCAAACCTACTGCACCAGCACGTTGTACCAGAGTTGCCACTTGGAAGGTTTTCTCTCGCTGCACTCCCAAGTCTTTGACTTTATGCAGGAACACCGAAAAAGAATCCATCACGATGCGAGCCGGTTGAAAATTCTCAACTTCCTGCACCATCAACTCTAAATGTTCTTCTACCCGAATATCAGTCTGAGCAATAAATACAATGCGTAATAAACCCTTGGCTTCCAACTCTTGCGAATTCCAGCCGAAACCTTGGGCAATTTGGTGCAGACGAGCGGCAGTTTCTTCAAAAGAAATGATCAGCCCCTTTTCTCCCTGTTGAGCGCCATGAATCAAGAACTGCAAAGCTAGAGTTGTCTTGCCGGTTCCAGAAACGCCAGAGAGCAGGATAGAGCGCCCGCCGGGGATACCGCCTCGCAAAATAGCGTCTAATCCCGCAATGCCGGTGGAAATTTCCTGCTTTTCCGCTTCTAGCCCTGTTTCTCGGCGCTTGAGTGAGAGCATCGAACTCAGAACGCGCACCCCATCCTCTGTGATGAGAAAGGGACACGGCACCATTTCACTCGCCCGACCCCGCAATTTATATACCTGTAAGAACCGGCTCTGTTCCCCTTCCTGAAGCGCAATGTTTAAATAGAGAATTCCATCGGCAACGGCAAATTCAGCCCCTTCCGCAATGTCAGAGCGGTCATATTCTCCTAATAGAAAAGCAGTACATCGCGCACTTGCTAGCCGCACCGAAAGATCATAGCAAAAGCGGCGAAACTCGCTAACATCTGTTGATAAATCGCGAATTGCTTTAAAAGAATCAATTGCGAGAACTTGTGGCTGGTGCTTTTCAACTAAGTTGAGAATATGATCGGCTAATTCAGCGAGGGAATGTTGACGGATAAACGGCCCAATATCTTGATAGATTACTCGCTCACCGAACACTTCTGCGTCAAAAAAGCTGAAGCACTGCATATAGCGCACCACTTTTAACGTCGGTTCCGAAAGCGTGGTGAGATAAAGTGCTTTGTCGGCACTATTCGTGCGGATGTGGTTAAAGAGCATTTGCTGAACCAGGATGGTTTTTCCCGTTCCTGGTTGGCCGGCTACAATATTCAGCGAATAAACAGGGATGCCTCCACCCATGACTGTGTCTAAATTGGGCACACCTGTGGGCACCAGTTTGATGTTGCTCATGGTCTAGCTCTTATCAAGTTTTTGTTTGAACTGCTGCACCAGGGGTTCCACCTTGCCTAAGAGGATTTCTCCGGTTAGGTCGATTAGTAGAGCCATCACGTTATCTGTAAACGCCATAAGTCCCGTCCGGACTGCGGTGCGCTCTAAGGCATCTAAGGTTGTGTTCAACCCATCCAGGCTAATCCCACTGCTATGGATCTCGATGGGTTGCAACAGCGCGTGATCGCGACTGGCTTCTAAGAGGGCACTACGGAACACAGCAACACAGGCAGTTTCGCCAATGAGCGAGTTGATGCGTTCCCACAGCCGGTCTAGAAGCTCACTGAAAATTTCTAGGATTTCTTGCTTGCCGGCTTGTGCCATCTCCGCTTGCATTTGGCGGAGTGCTGCTTCGTGCTTACCTTGTTCAGTGGATTCGGTCATGTCCACCCTTCTTATGGCTGACAATATACGCTAATTTATTACAAATTTTTATCGAATCTGTTTGGCTGAGCAGAGATCGACCTCAGTTTTACCCAGCACAATTTATTGTTTTATATTCTAGCATTGAGTTACGTTCAGGCAAAGTTTGACTTTTCTGGTTCTCGTGGGAAGCTGTTGTCTCCGCGACGATCCCTTCTGGTTTCTTGCAAAAAGTTAATAATTATTTTTAATAATTTATATTACGTTTGAAATTTAATTTAATTGTTCATTTTCTTGATAATTTACTGGGAATCTCAAATTTATCTGTTGTCAGAAGTTTTAGGATTTGTGTAGCAAGGTTTTGACAATGAAACTGTACCTTCCGTCTGCTCGCTCTTATGAAATGATCCTTTCTCTGGATGAGCTGCGTAATCTGCTCGGGAAATATTATTATGAGGGATCAACGTAATTCATGCCGACATCAGATATTTGTGAATATCTAGTCATCATAAATTTTAGTAAAATGCTAGGGTATTTTTAACAAAAATCAGGACTTAATTGAGCTGATCTTTAATTCCTGTGATTGTTTTTCTAAAAAGCTAGCTGGAGTTAAGGATGCGTTGGTAAAATAGAAGGGTAGAAGCGCTCACCGGCACCTAGCACTTTAGTAAACGAGATGATAGTTTTCTCGGAGTGAAGGTTTGAGCGTCAAAACAGATTAGATCACATTGTTAAGGTGACAGCGCTATGTTTTTACTGTTCTTCGTTTTTACTGTCCTGTTGGTGATTTCTGCAACCCCGCTTTTAGGACTTTTTGACTTTGACTGGTCTCTGCCATTGATGCTCGGCTTGTTCGTTGCTTTCTTTATTGCCGGCTGGGCGCTATTTATTGCCTATCCGCTATTTTCATAAAATAGATGTGGAACCATGAGAAAGATTAGTCATTTTAAACACACAGTTTTAGACAAAATCTTTTCTCAAATAATTCTTGATTAAAATTTACCAATCATCAATTATAGGGTGCGTGACTGACATACCCTACTCAGTTAGAGATGAAAACCGGCTACGGAAAGAATGGTGAGAAATGGGTCACGAAGGGCTCGAACCTTCAACCACCGGATTAAGAGTCCGCTGCTCTACCATTGAGCTAGTGACCCACCGAGTTACTTATGATAGCAGATTCTGCTGCCGGTTCAACCTCTGGGACTTCTATAAATTTTTGACTTCGCAAAATTTTGTAGAGGTCAACCTCGGTTTCCAGCAGGCAAGCGTGTCCGCTGTCAGAAAGCACAACCATCTTAGCATTGGGAAAGCAGTTCACCAGACGTTTTGCTTCCGAAACAGAAGGCAGCAGCCGATCAGCAGCACCGGCAATCACCAACACCGGCACAGAGATCCCAGCCAGTTCTTCTTCGGTAATCTGAAACTCTCTTAATAACGACAACCGCCAGACACTGGTTTTTTGTGGCACTAAGTGCAGCGTCGTCACCATTTCTTCCAGCACATCGGGTTCAATGCGATCATAGGCGGTTAAAAAAGGCACCAGCCCTATTGACGAAACCGGATAGATGCCGGCAGGCAACCAGTTAACCAAATGCGATCCATAATTCAGCCAAGCTTGCCGCCGAAACGAAGAAGCCGGATTGATCAAAATCAGCCGATCAACCAGATGGGGAGCTCGCTGCATCACCTTTAGCGCTAAACAGCCGCCAAAGGACTCCCCACATAAATAAACAGGCTGCCGTTGTCCTGATTTGGGTTCTGCCGCAATCAACTCCACCACTTGATCGGCCAATTCGTCCCAATTCGTTAGATCAGCCGGCGAAATTGCCAGAGATCGGATATCAAAAGCCACCTCTAAATAACCCAACTGTGTGCGTAACAGCTGGCCGGTGCCATCCATTCCCGGCAGGAAAACGAACAGTGGATGGTCGGGTTTCGGTGGTTTTGGCGTCAGGAAACAAGGACGGCTATTAACTACAGACATGATAATCGTTCAAATCTAATAGGGTCATCGGTCGCCGGTCATTTGCCTCCCTGACAAATGACACAGGACGTTTAACAAAAACTTAGTAGCACCCTTGGTGAAGTAAATCCGCAATCTCTCTGTGTGTGTGACCGAGCAAGTCATCAACCACTGTTTTTGCCTTTTTGCCTTGGTAGCTTTCTCGCTGACTTGCAGTAATCCAAAACGGACGCCCGATTAAAACGTTGACCCGCTTATAAATTACCATAGGGTGCCAGCCCTCTTGCTGGAATGCCGGCTCAGTTGGATCAAATAAACTCAAGAGCTTCACCGGCACCCAGGGAACAATGATTTCTTCGCAGGAAGCGATTGCCACCGGCAGCACGACTAAATCCTGCACCTTTGCTCGCAAAGCCAAATGGGCAAAGCCGCGATGAAACTCCGCCATGCCTCCAGGCTGGGTGCTTCGTACCATCGTTTGGGCACCTTCGGGAAACAACCCAACCATTTGCCGCGCTTGCAATAGTCCCGTTGCTTGTTGGAAAAATGCTTGCTGCCGGTGTGCCGGTGCCTCTAGGGCAAACGCCCCGAACTGATTCACTAGGTCGCGCAACACCGGCACTTGAGCCATATAGTGATGACACGCAAACCGAATTGATTGCCCTACCCCTGCCATCAGCACCGGCGCATCCATAAAGCTGCGATGATTGCTCACCACAAGCGCAGGACTGCCACTGGGAATGCGATCCTCATGGTAAACAAACATTCGCGTGCCGGTTGCTGTCAGCAGCGATTGAGATATACGCAATGGGCTATCTAAAGACATACCTGAGAACCCGGAATACAAGCCAAGGATTTAACATCTGCTCTAATTTAACTTAACATTCCTTTACGGGCCTTAATCTCCACCTTAAGGTAGGCATCCCAACCCCTTACAGGCCAAGCTCCCTCTGTACCAGATTGGCATCTTTTTCACACACCCCATTCATAAATTGATAAGCAATGCGGTGAAAGAGCGAGAGTGCGAGGAAGGAACCGAGGCAGTAGAAGCAGACAGAAATTGGGGTTGCTTGTGAGCGATAGAGCAATGGGAAAAGACACATATCCCCTAAAAATTCAGCTTATGCACGGTTTAGTACAGAGCCGGCAACCGCTTTAGTGTTAGATAACTTTTGAATGCTTGTGGGAATACTTATAGCAGCCTGTCGGTAAAACCTGAATATTTAACAGGATGAAAAAATATATCGTTTCACCCGTCTGCCGCGACCTTTGCCTACCAACTCGCCTCTGGCGAATGCAAACTTAATGCAAAAGCTAAACATTGAACCCTTGAGCTTATTACTAGGCAATCTTCAATTCTTGTGAGTGCTGACTTTTAATCTATTTAAGATTTATTGACCTATTATGGGTTAAGTCTACAATTGAGGAAGGAAATACTGATACATTTGTCACAGCCTTGTACTGCGGCTTTCTGCCAATCTACGGCTGAGTCAACCTCCTCAGGAAAATCACAACCCAATAAAGGCTCCAAGCCCCTCATAGATGAATACTCATCAAGGAATGAGGGTTGTTTTAGGCAATTACTATGAACGATACCGATACAAGTAAAACCACATTTGCTCTGACAACCCCTCTGTACTATGTCAACGATTTGCCACACATTGGCAGCGCCTACACAACGATCGCAGCGGATGCGTTAGCGCGGTTTCAACGTTTGCGGGGCAAGCCGGTGCTGTTGATTACCGGCACAGACGAACACGGGCAAAAAATTGAGCGCACAGCAGAAGCAGCAGGACGTCCTCCCCAAGAATACTGCGATGAGATCGCAGCAGGATTTGAAGCGCTTTGGCAAAAACTTGACATTTACTATGATCGCTTCACCCGCACTACAGCCAAGCGCCACGAAGCCATCGTCAAGGAATTTTTTGGGCGCGTCTGGGACAAAGGAGACATCTACCTGGGCCAGCAAAAAGGCTGGTACTGCGTTCCCTGCGAAGAATTTAAAGAAGAGCGGGATCTGCTAGAAGGACACCGCTGTGCGATTCACACCAACAAGGAAGCCGAGTGGCGCGATGAGCAGAACTACTTCTTCCGCCTCTCTAAATATCAAACTCAACTCGAAACCCTCTATCAAGAGCGCCCAGATTTTATTCAGCCAGATAGCCGGCGCAATGAAGTGCTGAGCTTTGTAGAGCGGGGACTGCAAGACTTTTCCATCTCTCGCGTCAATCTGGACTGGGGGTTCCCGGTGCCGGTTGATCCCAGCCACACCCTTTATGTGTGGTTTGACGCCTTGCTGGGGTATGTGACAGCGCTGCTAGAGCCAGATGAGGAACCGACTTTGGAGAACGCCCTCTCCTCTTGGTGGCCCATTAACCTGCACCTCATTGGTAAAGACATTCTGCGATTCCATGCGGTTTACTGGCCGGCCATGTTAATGTCAGCACAACTGCCTGTGCCCGGTTGTGTCTTTGGCCACGGCTTTTTAACAAAAGATGGCCGTAAGATGGGGAAAAGTCAGGGCAATACCATTGATCCCATTGCCCTCGTCAACCGCTATGGTTCCGACGCAGTCCGCTACTACTTCTTAAAGGAGATTGAATTTGGCCAAGATGGCGATTTTAACGAAACTCGGTTTATTAATAATCTCAATGCGGACTTGGCCAATGACTTGGGCAATTTGCTCAACCGGACAATAGGGATGGCTCGTAAATACTGCAACGCCTGTGTGCCAAACGTTGCCGGTGAGAGCGTTTCCAACGATAACCCCCTCAAAGCGATTGGGTTAACTTTGGGGGATAAAGTAACGAGTGCTTACGAATCCTTGTCCTTTAGTCAAGGCTGCGAAGCAATCTTAACCCTCGTTAGGGCCTGCAACAAGTATATTGATGAGCAGGCACCTTGGACGCTATATAAACAGGGACAGCACGAGGCTGTTGGGCAAGTACTCTACAGCGTTTTAGAGTCTGTGCGACTTGCTGCATATCTCCTGTCGCCGGTTATTCCCAATATCAGCAATGATATTTACCGGCAGTTGGGTTTTGAGCTGGATTTGAAAGTTCAGCAGCCAATCAAAGTGTCATCTCCTGGGGTGCAACCCGCACTAATGGGAGCCGACAGCAGCGAAGTGGCAGTTAAAGCCCAAACACCCCCAACAACCGTCAATCTAGCATTCGCGTCTCGCGGATTGGAGCCATCTCAACCAAAACCCCCCTCCTTTGACGAGGAGACAGTTTGGATAAAAGTGCTCCAGCCATTTTTAAAAGCGCCTACTTATTTGGGTGAGTTTTTCAACGAGTATAAAGGACCTGTGGTGACAGGTGCGGGCGTGCTAGTCGCACTTGTTATGGGCAATGTAATTGTTGAACTGATTGAAGGCATTAATGATATCCCTTTAATAGCTCCTGCTTTGGAACTGATCGGTATAGGATACACGAGTTGGTTTATTTACCGCTACGGAACCTCTACAGCCGGTCGCCAAGCCTTTTATCAGGAGTTTAAAGCGCTTAAGGAACAATTTGTGGGTGCGAGTTCTCTCTCACCGGCAAGCGACTCCCAACCATTAGCGCTCACAACTCAAAGTTCTCAACCAGCTCCAGACGCCCAAGAAACGGCAGTTGCAGCGCCTTATCGCACCCACGCTTGCTGGGGAACCTTGCCGGCTAACCAGCCGCTGGGCGAACCTAAGCCGGTGTTTCAGCGCTTGGAGCCGGTCGAATCCATTTCTTCCTAACGCTCGCCAACACAGGCGACACAGTGCCGGTGCCTGAGCCATCAGGTTTCTATCCTGATGGCAAGGAAACTTAGAGCTAAAACGTTAGGAATGGCTGTATCAATTTTTTCATAACAAACCGAGGTATAACAATCATGTTGAGTACACCAGAAAACAGCGATTTATTCACACCAGAACAAGTTTTAGAAAATAGAGGCCGAGTCGCCATTTTTATTGATGGCTCGAATTTGTTTTACGCCGCTCTGCAGTTGGGAATTGAAATTGATTACACCAAGTTGCTCTGCCGGTTAACAGCAGGATCTCGGTTACTGCGGTCTTTTTTCTACACCGGCGTTGATCCCACCAATGAAAAACAACAGGGATTTTTGCTGTGGATGCGCCGCAATGGCTACCGCGTGATCTCGAAAGAGCTGGTGCAACTCCCAGATGGTTCTAAAAAAGCCAATTTGGATGTCGAAATCGCGGTTGATATGATGGCTTTGGTGGGCGCTTATGACACTGCTGTTTTAGTCAGTGGAGATGGGGATCTCGCTTATGCAGTGGACGCTGTGAGCTATCGCGGTGTCCGTGTGGAAGTGGTGAGCCTGCGCTCAATGACGAGCGACAGTTTGATCAATGTTGCGGATCGCTACATTGATTTAGAAGGAATCAAAGAAGATATCCAAAAAACGCCACGTCACACCAACTATACTTACCGCCCGCTGTCTGGAATTAGTATGCTGGATGAGCAACAAGGAAGATAGTAAAAAGCTGTTAAGCAAAAAAAGTAAAAAGTCGAAGCAAGAGGAAAAAGTCGTTACTTTCTTTGGTCTTTTGTCTTTGGCCTTTTTACTTTTCTTAGGGGCTTGCGGCCAGCAAAAAAGCCCGGTTGCTCAGCCATCTCCAAATCGCCCGAAAGAATTAGATGGCACCTTAATTCTTAACGCTAGCACCCTGGAACAAGCTGATGAAAAGGGCCGGCTGAAGTGGAAAGTTAAGTCCACTCAAGCTCAATACAGCCAAGATCAGAAAACCGCTCAGGTTAAAAATCCTGACGGGGAACTGTATCAAGATGGCAGCTTGGTTTTCCGCATCCAGGGCAACTCTGGAGAGGTGCAGCAGGATGGCAAGAAGATATTTCTCAGGAAAAATATTATCGCCACCGATACCCGAACTGGAGCCGTGTTGCGTGGGGATGAGCTGGAGTGGCTTCCTGATCAGGATCTTTTAATTGTCCGCAACAATCTCACCGGCACCCATCAAGAATTGGACGCATCTGCCAAAGAAGGGCGGATGTTCAGTCGGGCGCGTCGCATCGAATTAACGGGACAAGTGGTCGCAACGACAAAAGAGCCGGTGTTGCAATTGCGAACCGAACACCTAATTTGGGAGATGGATAAGCAATTGGTGCTCGCAGATCGTCCGATTGAGATTGATCGCTATCTAGAAAACAACGTTACAGATAGGGCTACCGCAGATCAAGGCGAGGTGGATTTAAAAACTAAAGTTGCCACGCTCAAACAAAATGCTTTAGTGACGCTGTTAGAACCGGCTATGCAAGTCGCCAGCGACTCTCTCAGTTGGAACTTAGAAACCGATATCGTCAACTCAGACCGGCCTGTGAAGGTGGTGCATCTTCAAGAGCAATTAATCTTTACCAGTGACACAGGTAAACTTGACATAAAAAAAGAGATGTGCTATCTAGATGGCAATGTTCAGGGATTTGAGCAGCGTCGGCAGTCCCAACTGAGAGCGGATCAAGCAACTTGGAATCTTG from Microcoleus sp. FACHB-672 includes these protein-coding regions:
- a CDS encoding CAAD domain-containing protein, translating into MGADSSEVAVKAQTPPTTVNLAFASRGLEPSQPKPPSFDEETVWIKVLQPFLKAPTYLGEFFNEYKGPVVTGAGVLVALVMGNVIVELIEGINDIPLIAPALELIGIGYTSWFIYRYGTSTAGRQAFYQEFKALKEQFVGASSLSPASDSQPLALTTQSSQPAPDAQETAVAAPYRTHACWGTLPANQPLGEPKPVFQRLEPVESISS
- a CDS encoding lysophospholipid acyltransferase family protein, with protein sequence MSLDSPLRISQSLLTATGTRMFVYHEDRIPSGSPALVVSNHRSFMDAPVLMAGVGQSIRFACHHYMAQVPVLRDLVNQFGAFALEAPAHRQQAFFQQATGLLQARQMVGLFPEGAQTMVRSTQPGGMAEFHRGFAHLALRAKVQDLVVLPVAIASCEEIIVPWVPVKLLSLFDPTEPAFQQEGWHPMVIYKRVNVLIGRPFWITASQRESYQGKKAKTVVDDLLGHTHREIADLLHQGCY
- a CDS encoding NYN domain-containing protein, coding for MLSTPENSDLFTPEQVLENRGRVAIFIDGSNLFYAALQLGIEIDYTKLLCRLTAGSRLLRSFFYTGVDPTNEKQQGFLLWMRRNGYRVISKELVQLPDGSKKANLDVEIAVDMMALVGAYDTAVLVSGDGDLAYAVDAVSYRGVRVEVVSLRSMTSDSLINVADRYIDLEGIKEDIQKTPRHTNYTYRPLSGISMLDEQQGR
- a CDS encoding alpha/beta fold hydrolase; this translates as MSVVNSRPCFLTPKPPKPDHPLFVFLPGMDGTGQLLRTQLGYLEVAFDIRSLAISPADLTNWDELADQVVELIAAEPKSGQRQPVYLCGESFGGCLALKVMQRAPHLVDRLILINPASSFRRQAWLNYGSHLVNWLPAGIYPVSSIGLVPFLTAYDRIEPDVLEEMVTTLHLVPQKTSVWRLSLLREFQITEEELAGISVPVLVIAGAADRLLPSVSEAKRLVNCFPNAKMVVLSDSGHACLLETEVDLYKILRSQKFIEVPEVEPAAESAIISNSVGH
- a CDS encoding ATPase domain-containing protein, whose product is MSNIKLVPTGVPNLDTVMGGGIPVYSLNIVAGQPGTGKTILVQQMLFNHIRTNSADKALYLTTLSEPTLKVVRYMQCFSFFDAEVFGERVIYQDIGPFIRQHSLAELADHILNLVEKHQPQVLAIDSFKAIRDLSTDVSEFRRFCYDLSVRLASARCTAFLLGEYDRSDIAEGAEFAVADGILYLNIALQEGEQSRFLQVYKLRGRASEMVPCPFLITEDGVRVLSSMLSLKRRETGLEAEKQEISTGIAGLDAILRGGIPGGRSILLSGVSGTGKTTLALQFLIHGAQQGEKGLIISFEETAARLHQIAQGFGWNSQELEAKGLLRIVFIAQTDIRVEEHLELMVQEVENFQPARIVMDSFSVFLHKVKDLGVQREKTFQVATLVQRAGAVGLLISNIPAGDAHRLSRFGVEETVLDGTIILSTEIIGLQRKRYLEVYKMRASDHVAGRHRMEIRKQGLEVFFLSTMEATASETKAPQALTFSPLKAIVPAGILYGSAWLVRGDQGVGKTTLTQQFAMEGLKLGESVLYLTTDAPAYLLRPQMEVFGSNIDSYLESGHLRILDTHATAGEDFIDLTDMDRFLYDIEQHLRLIPKPCRLIIDSLTPLAIQYKINDFISFIERKNRLLRRLDVALLDTILIKTLDENVLYSLLNSYDTVLDVYIPNWGEMGQAGQGFRALQVRKARGTIADTRPFPYNIRAGKGVVVQENFYGDK
- the lptC gene encoding LPS export ABC transporter periplasmic protein LptC; its protein translation is MSNKEDSKKLLSKKSKKSKQEEKVVTFFGLLSLAFLLFLGACGQQKSPVAQPSPNRPKELDGTLILNASTLEQADEKGRLKWKVKSTQAQYSQDQKTAQVKNPDGELYQDGSLVFRIQGNSGEVQQDGKKIFLRKNIIATDTRTGAVLRGDELEWLPDQDLLIVRNNLTGTHQELDASAKEGRMFSRARRIELTGQVVATTKEPVLQLRTEHLIWEMDKQLVLADRPIEIDRYLENNVTDRATADQGEVDLKTKVATLKQNALVTLLEPAMQVASDSLSWNLETDIVNSDRPVKVVHLQEQLIFTSDTGKLDIKKEMCYLDGNVQGFEQRRQSQLRADQATWNLATQGIEAQGNVIYRQLDPEFTVAGTKAVGKLNDQTVTVTNQGGPVVTEIIPQQGRRE
- a CDS encoding EAL domain-containing protein, with product MKDPPLNVLVIIDNLENASFIKNTLANFAAVYVELLDIHQVEIGIQRLAKGGIDVILLDLCLPTMWELSYRLTTHAHTLKIPIIMLTEKNEGQNFLNSSEIDTQACILPYPFNGAELIHSIDCAITRQQLLTEIEEQALQIEIAEKRARKFEVLYELSRQLAYTLNYEELVRRMLAHLYRAVPHDISASILSADDSCHFFMQPTCQIEPAIHEQIQKRLFKTFTRMRGNKTQGEEQSCAIITLHSDTFDATRKPLSALGSSFQVPIIDADNNEVVGLLFVGAQAEGAFTEDQVRLLYTVATQASLSIQRLRTLLAVEQQHLESLVENLPEGVLLLDAGRRIVLANPTARKYLALLTTQSVGDALTHLGTQSLEVLLQPNPKEISCHEVVLEGVTRSVFEIVAQPLSVKAGSQASNWVLVIRDVTERQQAEEISRLRDRAIAASSNGIVIVDARLPDLPVIYVNPAFERITGYSGAEVIGRNCRFLQGNDNNQPALEEMRAALKEGKSTSVVLRNYRKDGCRFWNELHISPIYDAGGTLTHFVGIQTDITERKQVEEQLLHNAFYDALTNLPNRALFMERLERAFERAKRSENYLFAVLFLDLDRFKNVNDSLGHLAGDKMLIESAKRLEASLRSGDTVARLGGDEFAILLEDIKGVGEAIHVAERIHKELTLPLKLDTDEVFTTVSIGIALSSTGYNQPEDILRDADIAMYRAKALGKARHEVFDKNMHARAVALLQLETDLRRAIERQEFEVYYQPIVSLATEQITGFEALVRWQHPDRGVISPGEFIPLAEETGLINLIGWGVLRKACYQLRAWQLQFPNHRPLSVSVNLSGKQFSQPNLVEQIANILKEADLDASNLKLEITESAIMENVESASAMLWKLRKLGVQLYMDDFGTGYSSLSYLRRFPIDTLKIDRSFVKQMMVDDESLEIVRTIVVLAKNLGMNAIAEGVETLEQLTQLKALQCEFGQGYFFSKPLEAKRVSLTLSI